A region from the Streptosporangium sp. NBC_01756 genome encodes:
- the prfA gene encoding peptide chain release factor 1: MNLDELLSEYAELELKLADPAVHANQTQARNFGRRYAELTPIITTYRELEGVQNDLGTARELAAEDETFAEEARELEGRIPELEDKLRHLLIPRDPNDDKDIIMEIKAGEGGEESALFAGDLLRMYLRYAERVGWKTELIDATHSDLGGYKDVTVALKARGDDGVWSKLKFEGGVHRVQRVPVTESQGRIHTSAAGVLVYPEAEDVDVQIDPNDLRIDVYRSSGPGGQSVNTTDSAVRITHVPTGVVASCQNEKSQLQNKESAMRILRARLQAIAEEEANAAAMAERKSQIRTVDRSERIRTYNFPENRISDHRVGFKAYNLDQVLDGDLTAVIQSLLDAEMAEKLAAHS, translated from the coding sequence GTGAATCTCGACGAGCTGCTCAGTGAGTATGCCGAGCTGGAACTCAAGCTCGCCGACCCAGCCGTGCACGCAAACCAGACGCAGGCCCGTAACTTCGGCAGGCGCTACGCCGAGCTGACTCCGATCATCACCACCTATCGGGAGCTCGAAGGCGTCCAGAACGACCTGGGCACCGCCCGGGAGCTGGCGGCCGAGGACGAGACCTTCGCCGAGGAGGCCAGGGAGCTCGAAGGCCGCATCCCCGAGCTGGAGGACAAGCTCAGGCATCTGCTCATCCCGCGTGATCCCAACGATGACAAGGACATCATCATGGAGATCAAGGCGGGTGAGGGCGGCGAGGAGTCGGCGCTGTTCGCCGGCGACCTCCTGCGGATGTATCTCCGATATGCCGAGCGGGTCGGCTGGAAGACCGAGCTCATCGACGCCACCCACTCCGACCTGGGCGGCTACAAGGATGTCACGGTCGCACTGAAGGCCAGGGGCGACGACGGTGTCTGGTCGAAGCTGAAATTCGAGGGCGGCGTGCACCGCGTCCAGCGGGTGCCGGTCACCGAGTCGCAGGGTCGCATCCACACGAGTGCGGCGGGTGTCCTGGTCTATCCGGAGGCCGAGGACGTCGACGTGCAGATCGATCCCAACGACCTTCGCATCGATGTCTACCGGTCCAGCGGCCCCGGAGGGCAGAGCGTCAACACCACCGACTCGGCCGTGCGGATCACGCACGTCCCGACCGGTGTGGTCGCCTCCTGCCAGAACGAGAAGAGCCAGCTCCAGAACAAGGAGTCGGCCATGCGCATCCTGCGGGCCCGGCTGCAGGCCATAGCCGAAGAAGAGGCCAACGCGGCCGCGATGGCCGAGCGCAAGTCCCAGATCCGGACGGTCGACCGCTCCGAGCGCATCCGCACCTATAACTTTCCCGAGAACCGCATCTCCGACCACCGTGTCGGCTTCAAGGCCTACAACCTTGATCAGGTGCTGGACGGTGACCTGACGGCCGTCATCCAGTCCCTGCTCGACGCCGAGATGGCGGAGAAGCTCGCCGCCCACTCATAG
- the rho gene encoding transcription termination factor Rho: MSDTTELLSDAAGAPPAAGDTPTRAAAKPRRRSGTGLSAMVLPELQAIASGLGISGTGRMRKSQLIAAIQEKQGVSSENAPAPAAVKEAPVAQTVPAPAPVAEPVAERPARSRRERSRPVAAEPVAEQTPSVPEPVAAPVVEQPAETGQPDGRAERGESRRERGDRRSRNSDRGERTGDRRERGDGRTDQRAADAGQSRGERNDRGERGDRNDRGERNDRSDRGERNDRGDRGERNDRGDRGERVNDRGDRGPQNRGSQDRGPQDRGPQDRGDQHGLGEDDDRRGRRGRFRERNRRGRDRFDSNEPVVADDDVLIPIAGILDILDNYAFVRTSGYLPGSNDVYVSLAQIRRNGLRKGDVVTGAVRQPRDGERREKFNALVRLDTVNGMDPEQARQRPDFNKLVPLYPQERLRLETEPNILTTRIIDLVAPIGKGQRGLIVSPPKAGKTMVLQSIANAITHNNPECHLMVVLVDERPEEVTDMQRSVKGEVIHSTFDRPAEDHTTVAELAIERAKRLVELGHDVVVLLDSITRLGRAYNLAAPASGRILSGGVDSTALYPPKRFFGAARNIENGGSLTILATALVETGSKMDEVIFEEFKGTGNLELKLNRSLADKRIFPAVDVDASGTRKEEILMSKDELQITWKLRRVLHALDMQQALELLLEKMRETKSNAEFLLQVKTTTVSSDRD; encoded by the coding sequence GTGAGCGACACCACCGAACTCCTCTCCGACGCCGCCGGCGCGCCACCGGCGGCCGGCGACACCCCCACTCGCGCCGCGGCCAAGCCGCGCCGTCGCTCCGGCACCGGCCTGTCCGCCATGGTGCTGCCTGAGCTGCAGGCCATCGCCTCCGGGCTTGGCATCAGCGGGACCGGGCGGATGCGCAAGAGCCAGCTCATCGCGGCCATCCAGGAGAAGCAGGGCGTATCCAGCGAGAACGCCCCTGCTCCCGCCGCCGTCAAGGAAGCGCCGGTGGCCCAGACGGTTCCGGCGCCGGCCCCCGTGGCCGAGCCGGTCGCCGAGCGTCCGGCCCGCAGCCGCAGGGAACGTTCCCGTCCCGTGGCCGCCGAGCCCGTGGCCGAGCAGACGCCCTCCGTGCCCGAGCCGGTGGCCGCTCCCGTCGTGGAGCAGCCGGCCGAGACCGGTCAGCCCGACGGTCGCGCCGAGCGCGGTGAGAGCCGCCGTGAGCGTGGCGACCGCCGTAGCCGCAACAGCGACCGGGGCGAGCGCACCGGCGACCGCCGTGAGCGTGGCGACGGCCGTACCGACCAGCGCGCCGCCGACGCGGGCCAGAGCCGCGGCGAGCGCAACGACCGTGGCGAGCGCGGTGACCGCAACGACCGCGGCGAGCGCAACGACCGCAGTGACCGTGGCGAGCGCAACGACCGCGGTGACCGTGGCGAGCGCAACGACCGCGGTGACCGCGGGGAGCGCGTCAACGACCGCGGTGACCGCGGCCCGCAGAATCGCGGCTCGCAGGACCGTGGCCCGCAGGACCGCGGCCCGCAGGACCGGGGCGACCAGCACGGCCTGGGCGAGGACGATGACCGTCGCGGCCGTCGCGGCCGGTTCCGGGAGCGCAACCGTCGCGGCCGTGACCGTTTCGACAGCAACGAGCCCGTGGTCGCCGACGACGACGTCCTGATCCCGATCGCCGGCATCCTGGACATCCTCGACAACTACGCCTTCGTGCGGACCAGCGGCTACCTGCCGGGCTCCAACGACGTCTACGTCTCGCTGGCCCAGATCCGCCGCAACGGCCTGCGTAAGGGCGACGTCGTCACCGGCGCCGTCCGTCAGCCGCGCGACGGTGAGCGCCGCGAGAAGTTCAACGCGCTCGTCCGTCTCGACACGGTCAACGGCATGGACCCGGAGCAGGCGCGCCAGCGGCCCGACTTCAACAAGCTCGTCCCGCTCTACCCGCAGGAGCGGCTCCGCCTGGAGACCGAGCCGAACATCCTGACCACCCGGATCATCGACCTGGTGGCGCCGATCGGTAAGGGCCAGCGCGGCCTCATCGTCTCCCCGCCCAAGGCCGGTAAGACGATGGTGCTCCAGTCGATCGCCAACGCGATCACCCACAACAACCCCGAGTGCCACCTGATGGTCGTCCTGGTCGACGAGCGTCCGGAAGAGGTCACCGACATGCAGCGGTCGGTGAAGGGCGAGGTCATCCACTCGACCTTCGACCGTCCCGCCGAGGACCACACCACCGTCGCCGAACTCGCCATCGAGCGGGCCAAGCGTCTGGTGGAGCTGGGTCACGACGTCGTCGTGCTGCTCGACTCGATCACCCGTCTGGGCCGGGCCTACAACCTGGCGGCCCCGGCCTCCGGCCGTATCCTGTCCGGCGGTGTCGACTCGACCGCGCTCTACCCGCCGAAGCGCTTCTTCGGTGCAGCCCGCAACATCGAGAACGGCGGCTCGCTGACGATCCTCGCCACCGCGCTGGTCGAGACCGGCTCCAAGATGGACGAGGTCATCTTCGAGGAATTCAAGGGCACGGGAAACCTGGAGCTCAAGCTCAACCGTTCGCTCGCCGACAAGCGAATCTTCCCCGCGGTGGACGTCGACGCGTCCGGCACCCGTAAGGAAGAGATCCTCATGTCGAAGGACGAGCTGCAGATCACCTGGAAGCTGCGGCGCGTGCTGCATGCCCTGGACATGCAGCAGGCCCTGGAGCTCCTCCTGGAGAAGATGAGGGAGACCAAGTCCAACGCGGAATTCCTCCTCCAGGTGAAGACGACGACGGTCAGCTCCGACCGCGACTGA
- the prmC gene encoding peptide chain release factor N(5)-glutamine methyltransferase, with amino-acid sequence MTFLLDEIALATARLAEAGVPSPRTDAEEIAAFVHGVRRGELHNVADADFDALFWEGVARREAREPLQHITGRAYFRYLSLEVGPGVFVPRPETEVVAGWAIERLREMDVASPVVVDLGTGSGAIGLSIAQEIALATVHAVEVDPDAYRWAKRNILEHGQGRVHLHPEDLADALSELDGQVDLVISNPPYIPPGAIPRDPEVRDYDPHRALYGSGDDGLDEVRAVERTARRLLRAGGFVAVEHADQQGTPVYLIFSEENGWRDVRSRQDLTRKDRFVTARFGQE; translated from the coding sequence ATGACCTTTCTGCTGGACGAGATCGCCCTCGCCACCGCCCGGCTCGCCGAGGCAGGTGTGCCGTCGCCACGCACCGACGCCGAGGAGATCGCCGCATTTGTCCACGGTGTACGGCGCGGTGAGCTGCACAACGTGGCGGACGCGGACTTCGACGCGCTGTTCTGGGAGGGCGTCGCCCGGCGTGAGGCCCGCGAGCCACTCCAGCACATCACCGGGCGCGCATACTTCCGCTACCTGTCCCTGGAGGTCGGACCCGGGGTGTTCGTGCCGCGCCCGGAGACCGAGGTCGTGGCCGGATGGGCCATCGAGCGGCTGCGGGAGATGGACGTCGCCTCCCCGGTGGTCGTGGATCTCGGCACCGGCTCCGGCGCCATCGGCCTGTCCATCGCCCAGGAGATCGCGCTGGCCACGGTCCACGCGGTCGAGGTCGACCCGGACGCCTACCGCTGGGCCAAGCGCAACATCCTTGAGCACGGCCAGGGCCGGGTCCATCTGCACCCGGAGGATCTGGCCGACGCCCTGTCGGAGCTGGACGGCCAGGTGGACCTGGTCATCTCCAACCCGCCCTACATCCCGCCCGGCGCGATCCCCCGCGACCCCGAGGTGCGTGACTACGACCCGCACCGAGCGCTGTACGGCTCCGGCGACGACGGTCTCGACGAGGTCAGAGCGGTGGAACGGACCGCCAGGCGGCTGCTGCGCGCCGGGGGGTTCGTCGCCGTGGAGCACGCCGACCAGCAGGGCACTCCGGTTTACCTGATCTTCTCCGAGGAGAACGGCTGGCGCGACGTCCGCAGCCGCCAGGACCTCACCCGCAAGGATCGCTTCGTCACCGCCCGCTTCGGCCAGGAATAG
- the thrC gene encoding threonine synthase has protein sequence MTRAWRGLIEEYRDRLPVTTATPVVTLMEGGTPLVPAHRISALTGCDVHLKVEGANPTGSFKDRGMTMAISKAVEDGAKAVICASTGNTSASAAAYAVRAGLTCAVLVPRGKIAMGKLAQALVHGATLLQVEGSFDDCLEMTRKLSVDYPIALVNSVNPFRLQGQKTAAFEIVDALGDAPDIHCIPVGNAGNISAYWMGYTEYARDGLATGTPRMFGFQASGAAPIVNGAPVPRPQTIATAIRIGNPASWQLAEAARDESGGVIQAVTDRRIAAAYKLLAQEEGVFVELASAASVAGLLQAHEQGLVEPGQRIVCTVTGNGLKDPDWAISGAPTPVTIPIDARAAATALGLA, from the coding sequence ATGACCAGGGCGTGGCGTGGCCTCATCGAGGAGTACCGTGACCGACTTCCGGTGACCACGGCGACGCCCGTCGTCACCCTCATGGAGGGAGGCACGCCCCTCGTCCCCGCGCACCGGATCTCGGCCCTGACCGGCTGCGACGTCCATCTCAAGGTCGAGGGCGCCAATCCGACCGGCAGTTTCAAGGACCGTGGCATGACCATGGCCATCAGCAAGGCGGTCGAGGACGGTGCCAAGGCGGTCATCTGCGCCTCCACCGGCAACACCAGCGCCTCCGCCGCCGCCTACGCCGTCCGCGCGGGCCTGACCTGCGCCGTGCTGGTGCCCCGAGGCAAGATCGCGATGGGCAAGCTGGCCCAGGCGCTGGTCCACGGGGCCACGCTGCTCCAGGTGGAGGGCTCTTTCGACGACTGCCTGGAGATGACCAGGAAGCTGTCGGTGGACTACCCCATCGCCCTGGTCAACTCGGTGAACCCGTTCCGGCTCCAGGGCCAGAAGACCGCGGCCTTCGAGATCGTGGACGCGCTCGGCGACGCGCCCGACATCCACTGCATCCCGGTGGGCAACGCCGGCAACATCTCCGCCTACTGGATGGGCTACACCGAATACGCCCGGGACGGCCTCGCCACCGGAACACCCCGCATGTTCGGCTTCCAGGCCAGCGGCGCCGCTCCGATCGTCAACGGTGCGCCGGTGCCCCGTCCCCAGACGATCGCCACCGCGATCCGCATCGGCAACCCCGCCTCCTGGCAGCTCGCCGAGGCCGCCCGCGACGAGTCCGGCGGCGTCATCCAGGCCGTCACCGACCGCCGGATCGCCGCCGCCTACAAGCTGCTGGCCCAGGAGGAGGGCGTGTTCGTCGAGCTCGCCTCGGCGGCCAGTGTGGCCGGCCTCCTCCAGGCCCACGAACAGGGCCTCGTCGAACCCGGGCAGCGCATCGTCTGTACAGTGACAGGAAACGGTCTCAAGGACCCCGACTGGGCCATCTCCGGTGCCCCCACCCCGGTGACGATCCCCATCGACGCCCGCGCCGCGGCGACCGCCCTCGGACTCGCTTAG
- the rpmE gene encoding 50S ribosomal protein L31 codes for MKPDIHPEYITTEVTCTCGSTFTTRSTAKSGAIHADVCSACHPFYTGKQKILDTGGRVARFEKRFGKKTTGQ; via the coding sequence ATGAAGCCCGACATTCACCCGGAGTACATCACCACCGAGGTGACCTGCACCTGTGGTAGCACCTTCACCACGCGCAGCACCGCCAAGAGCGGTGCGATCCACGCCGACGTGTGCTCCGCCTGCCACCCGTTCTACACGGGCAAGCAGAAGATCCTGGACACCGGTGGCCGGGTGGCGCGCTTCGAGAAGCGCTTCGGCAAGAAGACCACGGGCCAGTAG
- a CDS encoding sensor histidine kinase — MTAETAVGRPVTRAPLRRRVPLGPNGPLGMLVDPMTWRAVPYMLASMFYGIVCFAFLASAIPVALALVIVWVGVPLLALIMFVWRGAAMLERRLLRLAFGVRIRDPYRPSRDKNLFLRWRDALVDPATWKDLLYVLLLLPIGIVEFVVSAVLWCLAFGLIVAPLALLIGGESLVITDGLLIDSVPRALLCLPVGVGVFFVALYATRGMAWLHMLLGVALLSTGEKSLLVARAAQLRASRARGVDAAEAERRRIERDLHDGAQQRLLSVAMDLGRAQAKIDSDPQAARELLAQAHAGTKAAIAELRDLARGIHPAILTDRGLDAALSSLAARAPVRVDLSVEISHRPPAAVESIAYFIVAESLTNMVKHSEATEAFIRVSRQDQRVVVEVYDNGIGAAVPSTGGGLAGLADRAATIDGTLSVDSPPGGPTLIRAELPCEW, encoded by the coding sequence ATGACGGCTGAGACGGCGGTTGGCCGACCGGTGACGCGCGCACCGTTGCGCCGGCGTGTGCCGCTGGGGCCCAACGGGCCGCTGGGCATGCTCGTCGACCCGATGACCTGGCGTGCCGTGCCGTACATGCTGGCGAGCATGTTCTACGGCATCGTGTGCTTCGCCTTTCTGGCGTCCGCGATCCCGGTCGCGCTCGCTCTGGTGATCGTGTGGGTGGGAGTGCCCCTGCTCGCGCTGATCATGTTCGTCTGGCGCGGCGCGGCGATGCTGGAGCGCAGACTGCTCCGGCTGGCCTTCGGCGTCAGGATCCGCGATCCTTACCGGCCCTCCCGGGACAAGAACCTGTTCTTGCGCTGGAGGGACGCGCTCGTCGATCCCGCGACCTGGAAAGACCTCCTCTACGTGCTGCTGCTGCTGCCGATCGGCATCGTGGAGTTCGTCGTCTCCGCGGTCCTGTGGTGCCTGGCGTTCGGCCTGATCGTGGCCCCCCTCGCGCTGCTGATCGGCGGCGAATCGCTGGTGATCACCGATGGCCTGCTGATCGACAGCGTTCCGAGGGCGCTGCTCTGCCTGCCCGTCGGGGTGGGAGTCTTCTTCGTCGCGCTCTACGCGACACGGGGAATGGCCTGGCTGCACATGCTGCTCGGCGTCGCCCTGCTGAGTACGGGGGAGAAGAGCCTGCTGGTGGCCCGGGCGGCCCAGCTGCGGGCCAGCCGGGCGCGCGGGGTCGACGCGGCCGAGGCGGAACGGCGCAGGATCGAGCGTGACCTGCACGACGGCGCCCAGCAGCGGCTGCTCTCGGTCGCCATGGACCTGGGACGGGCCCAGGCGAAGATCGACTCCGACCCCCAGGCCGCCAGGGAGCTTCTCGCCCAGGCCCATGCCGGCACCAAGGCGGCGATCGCCGAGCTACGCGACCTCGCGAGGGGCATCCATCCGGCGATCCTCACCGACCGGGGACTGGACGCGGCGCTCTCCTCGCTCGCGGCCCGGGCGCCGGTACGGGTGGACCTGTCGGTGGAGATCTCGCACCGCCCTCCGGCCGCCGTGGAGAGCATCGCCTACTTCATCGTGGCCGAGTCCCTGACGAACATGGTCAAGCACTCCGAGGCGACCGAGGCGTTCATCCGGGTCAGCCGTCAGGACCAGCGGGTCGTCGTCGAGGTCTACGACAACGGGATCGGCGCCGCGGTGCCGAGCACCGGGGGCGGTCTGGCGGGACTGGCGGACCGGGCCGCGACCATCGACGGCACCCTGAGCGTGGACAGCCCGCCCGGCGGTCCCACGCTGATCCGCGCCGAACTCCCCTGCGAGTGGTGA
- a CDS encoding homoserine kinase, whose translation MTHTSKVVVRIPATSANLGPGFDTLGLALSLYDEVEVSLVDPGAGPRSLSVTIDVEGEGAGELDLDEGHLIVRTMRLTFERMGVPQPRGIRLRCLNRIPHARGLGSSSAAICAGILAARALAGTPYPAADGAEGPDGAGYDRPPAGSAFTDDDVFALATEIEGHPDNVAPCLAGGLTIAWTDQSDAPHMVKLIPHADIRPVAIIPRHRLSTKVVRGLLPKDVPHADASANAGRAALLVVALTGRPERELLLAATEDRLHQDYRASAMPQSADLVQRLRGIGVPTVISGAGPTILAFSTVDTQDLIAPQVGTDWHIQPLDVETRGACVVSSETR comes from the coding sequence ATGACCCATACCAGCAAGGTCGTCGTCCGGATTCCGGCGACATCGGCCAACCTCGGCCCCGGGTTCGACACCCTGGGACTGGCCCTCAGCCTCTATGACGAGGTCGAGGTCAGCCTGGTGGACCCGGGTGCCGGCCCCCGCTCCCTGAGCGTCACCATCGACGTCGAGGGTGAGGGCGCGGGCGAGCTCGACCTCGACGAGGGCCACCTCATCGTGAGAACGATGCGGCTGACCTTCGAACGGATGGGAGTCCCGCAGCCGCGGGGCATCCGGCTGCGCTGCCTCAACCGCATCCCGCACGCGCGGGGTCTGGGATCCTCCTCCGCGGCGATCTGCGCCGGGATCCTCGCGGCACGGGCGCTGGCCGGCACACCGTACCCGGCAGCGGACGGCGCGGAGGGCCCGGACGGTGCCGGGTACGACCGCCCACCGGCCGGATCCGCCTTCACCGACGACGATGTCTTCGCACTGGCCACCGAGATCGAGGGACACCCGGACAACGTGGCCCCCTGCCTTGCGGGCGGACTGACCATCGCGTGGACGGACCAGTCGGATGCGCCGCATATGGTGAAGCTGATCCCACACGCCGATATTCGGCCCGTGGCCATCATTCCCAGGCACCGGCTCTCCACGAAGGTCGTGCGAGGGCTGCTCCCCAAGGACGTGCCGCACGCCGACGCGTCCGCGAACGCCGGCCGGGCCGCGCTCCTTGTCGTGGCACTGACCGGGCGGCCGGAGCGGGAACTGTTGCTGGCCGCCACCGAAGATCGGTTGCATCAGGACTACCGCGCGTCTGCGATGCCGCAGAGTGCGGATCTGGTACAACGTCTGCGCGGGATCGGCGTCCCCACGGTCATCTCGGGGGCGGGCCCCACAATTCTTGCGTTTTCGACAGTGGATACGCAGGATTTGATCGCACCGCAAGTGGGTACTGATTGGCACATCCAGCCACTGGATGTCGAAACCCGCGGTGCGTGCGTTGTCTCTTCCGAGACACGCTGA
- a CDS encoding response regulator transcription factor, producing MRVVIAEDSVLLREGLARLLADGGIETVGVTGDGPGLVTAVAEHDPDLAIVDVRMPPSHTDEGLRAALEVRSQRPGLPILVLSQYVEQQYATELIGGGVSAVGYLLKERIADVAEFLDAVRRVASGGTVIDPEVIAQLLSRHRRDDPLDSLTAREREVLALMAEGRSNTAVAARMDVTDGAVEKHISSIFTKLGLEPAAGGHRRVLAVLAYLGR from the coding sequence ATGCGGGTGGTGATCGCCGAAGACTCGGTGCTGTTGCGCGAGGGGCTGGCCCGGCTGCTGGCCGACGGGGGGATCGAGACCGTGGGGGTGACGGGGGACGGCCCCGGGCTGGTGACCGCGGTGGCCGAGCACGACCCCGACCTGGCCATCGTGGACGTGCGGATGCCGCCGAGCCACACCGACGAGGGATTGCGCGCCGCGCTGGAGGTCAGGTCACAGCGTCCGGGGCTGCCGATCCTGGTGCTGTCGCAGTACGTCGAGCAGCAGTACGCCACCGAACTGATCGGCGGGGGAGTGTCGGCGGTCGGTTACCTGCTCAAGGAACGGATCGCCGACGTGGCGGAGTTCCTCGACGCGGTACGCCGGGTGGCGTCCGGGGGGACGGTCATCGACCCCGAGGTGATCGCGCAACTGCTGAGCCGTCACCGCCGGGACGATCCCCTGGACTCCCTGACCGCCAGGGAACGGGAGGTGCTGGCGCTGATGGCCGAAGGCCGCTCCAACACGGCGGTCGCCGCGCGCATGGACGTCACCGACGGCGCCGTGGAGAAGCACATCTCCAGCATCTTCACGAAACTCGGCCTCGAACCCGCCGCAGGCGGCCACCGCCGGGTTCTGGCCGTGCTGGCCTACCTGGGGAGATGA